A genomic window from Populus nigra chromosome 7, ddPopNigr1.1, whole genome shotgun sequence includes:
- the LOC133700138 gene encoding uncharacterized protein LOC133700138, which produces MAEKEGALVKTGHEEGLKMAASLLEEYGLPLGLLPLADVVEVGFVKGTGYMWILQKKKVEHNFKMISKLVSYDSEITGFVSTKNIKKLKGVKAKELMLWPPVSQIIVDDPPTGKVHFKSLAGITKTFPVEAFGVGQ; this is translated from the coding sequence ATGGCCGAGAAGGAAGGAGCATTAGTGAAAACGGGCCATGAAGAGGGGCTCAAAATGGCAGCTTCCCTTCTTGAGGAATACGGACTTCCTCTAGGACTTCTCCCTCTTGCAGATGTTGTTGAAGTTGGTTTTGTTAAGGGCACTGGATACATGTGGATCCTGCAGAAGAAGAAGGTCGAGCACAACTTCAAGATGATCAGCAAGCTCGTAAGCTACGACAGTGAAATAACTGGTTTTGTCAGCACAAAGAACATCAAGAAACTCAAAGGAGTGAAGGCTAAGGAGCTCATGCTCTGGCCTCCAGTTAGCCAGATAATTGTTGATGACCCACCAACTGGAAAAGTTCACTTCAAGAGCCTCGCTGGTATCACCAAAACTTTCCCAGTCGAGGCATTTGGTGTTGGTCAGTGA
- the LOC133698862 gene encoding probable inactive dual specificity protein phosphatase-like At4g18593, whose translation MATVSSESLPETQASANSTNSDTAPKPQVIYRCKRCRRIVASEENIVPHERGKGEQCFKWNKKSVDSCKNQEPPECSSIFVEPMKWMLTVQEGFVGEKLQCMGCKARLGSFNWAGMQCNCGTWINPAFLLHKNKLDECHI comes from the exons ATGGCGACAGTGAGTTCGGAATCTCTCCCAGAAACTCAGGCATCTGCCAATTCCACGAATTCTGATACTGCCCCTAAACCTCAAGTCATTTACCGCTGTAAAAGATGTAGAAGAATTGTTGCATCGGAGGAGAATATTGTCCCCCATGAGCGGGGAAAGGGAGAACAATGCTTTAAATGGAACAAGAAAAGCGTTGACTCCTGCAAAAATCAAGAGCCACCCGAATGCTCTTCTATATTTGTAGAGCCCATGAAGTGGATGCTAACAG TACAAGAAGGTTTTGTGGGGGAGAAACTTCAGTGCATGGGCTGCAAAGCGCGCTTGGGTTCCTTCAATTGGGCAGGCATGCAATGCAACTGTGGAACTTGGATCAATCCTGCGTTTCTActtcacaaaaataaattagatgaatGCCATATATGA